The following coding sequences are from one Haliotis asinina isolate JCU_RB_2024 chromosome 3, JCU_Hal_asi_v2, whole genome shotgun sequence window:
- the LOC137277899 gene encoding large ribosomal subunit protein eL30-like, with translation MVAQKKSKKSAENINARLALVMKSGKYVLGYKQTLKTLRGGKAKLVIIANNTPPLRKSEIEYYAMLAKTGVHHYSGNNIELGTACGKYFRVCTLSITDPGDSDIIRSMPTEQQQAS, from the exons ATGGTTGCCCAAAAGAAATCG AAAAAGAGTGCAGAGAACATCAATGCCCGCCTGGCCCTGGTGATGAAAAGTGGGAAATATGTGTTGGGCTACAAGCAAACTTTGAAAACTTTAAGAGGTGGGAAGGCCAAGCTGGTTATCATTGCCAACAACACTCCTCCTCTCAG GAAAAGTGAGATCGAGTACTATGCCATGTTGGCAAAAACAGGCGTTCACCACTACTCTGGCAACAATATTGAGCTCGGAACTGCCTGTGGAAAGTACTTCAGAGTCTGCACCCTCAGTATCACAGATCCAG GTGATTCTGACATCATCAGAAGCATGCCAACAGAGCAGCAACAGGCTTCATAA